The sequence gccactgcactccagcctgggcgacagagcgagactccgtctcaaaaaaaaaaaaaaaaaaaaaaaaaaaaaaaagaaaaaggaaattgccTACCGTAGGTGTTTTAGGTTACAGTTTGGATTCTCTAACGCCTGACAGAGAATCCACAATCCACGAGCTATCTGGTTGAGACTCAAGTCCAGGTTTGTGAGGCTGCAAGCTTCTTGGAGTGCCTCTGAGAGATATCTACAGCCACGCTTGGTTATGCTGCATTGCTGTAACCTGCAGGATAATCAAAGGAAGAGAAGCCTGTTACCGTCTGGCTAATGCCCTGTGACGTAGTTATTTCCAGCACTGTATACCTTCCACCTTGAGCTGTCTACTTGCAGGTGGGCTTGTACATAAAAAGCATGCAaatggcccagtgcagtggctcatgcctataatcccagcagtgggaggccgagacgggtagatcacttgaggtcaggagttcaagaccagcctggccaacatggtgaaatcccatttctacttaaaaaaaaaaaaatacaaaaatacaaacattggtccagacacagtggctcaagcctgtaatcccagcactttgggaggctgagacaggcagatcacctgaggtcaggagttcgagaccagcctgaccgacatggagaaattccgtctccactaaaaacacaaaattagctgggtgtggtggcccatgcctgtaatcccagctcctcgggggtctgaggcaggtgaatcacttgaacttgggagacgaaggttgcggtaagcagagattgcgccattgcactccagcctgggcaacaagagtgaaactctgtctccaaaaaaaaaaaaatatatatatatatatatatacacacacacacacacacacacacagagacacacatatacatatacacaaaaattagccgggtgtggtggtgcacgcctgtaatcctagctactcaggaggctgaggtaggagaattacttgaacccaggaaccagaggttgcagtgagccaagatcacaccactgcattccagcctgggtgacagagtgagactccatccaaaaaaaaaaaaaaaaactcagaaatgaaCACTAGCTAGAATTTCCGAACAGGAATAGGTCTTCAACCCTACGTAATCTCTTGAATATTGTTTAACCACGATCTTAATGTGAACAGGTAACTCAGGCCGGGCTTCTACCCATGTAACAAGATTCAGCCAACAACAATTCATGGGTCAATTCCAACCTGCCAcctatgtttttataaataaggttttttggttgagttttttttatttttttcttgagacggagtctcgctctgttgcccaggttggagtacggtggcgcgatctcagctcactgcagcctctgcctccggattcaagcgattctcctacctcagccttctgagtagctggtactacaggcacgcaccaccaagcctggttaatttttgtattttttagtagagacgggttttcaccatgttggccgggttggtctcgaaccctaggtgatttgcccgccattcaccacctgttccctaataacctatggaaataaaaattttacaaaaggTGTCACTGGACCTACCATGTAACTTAATCTACCTCCAATAGCAGGCAGTGCTATGTCATATGAATTTGAAAGAACACACACAAAGCATCAGATCCAAGAACCAATTGCCCATCTCAAATCTTCCTTCGTAGCAGGAAGAGGTTCTGCAGACATGCAAATATTAGCATGCTTCTACCTGTATctgcctgtttttgttgttgtttttgagacagagtctcgctctgtcacccaggctggagtgcagtggtgagatcttggcttgctgcaacctccgccttccgggtttatgccattctcctgtctcagcctcccaagtagctgggactacaggcacccaccaccatgcctggctaatttttggtatttttagtggatacagggtttcaccatgttagccaggatggtcttgatctcctgacctcgtgatccacctgcctcggcctcccaaagtgctgggattacaggcgtgagccaccgtgcctggcctctgcctATTCTTTAATTCTTATCAAGTTCTTAAAAGTTACATTTGAAATGAATTAACCAgtactttcttctctctcctgctggaaTTCACTCGCATGcacacgtgcgcgcacacacacacacacacgcgcacacacacacacacatacacatacacacacacacacacacatacacacacacacacacacacacacacacacacagagccagcaGAGACTTACACCAAGGCCTGCAGTTTACACTCAGGGTAACTCAAGCCCTCACACAGAAACTTCACCCCTGTATCCCCGATGGGGTTCTTGGCCAAGCACAGGTGTGTCAGCTGCTGGCTGACAACCAAGACAGCAGCAAGGTCCTTGCAGCTGGCTTCTGTAAGACGACAGTTTTCTAACCTGCAAAAGTATGAAACAAATGGTAAAAGGATGAGAACATTTCCACAACTCCAACCTGCTTGGCGATGTCCACATGCTAGGGTCCTCAGCTTCAGCCCTCCCTGTTCATcccctgccttcttttttttttttttttttgagacggagtctcgctctgtcgcccaggctggagtgcagtggcgcgatctcggctcactgcaagctccgcctcctgggttcacaccattctcctgcctcagcctcctgagtagctaggactacaggcgcccgccaccgcgcccggctaattttttgtatttttagtagagacggggtttcactgtggtctcgatctcctgaccttgtgatccgcccgcctcggcctccccaagtgctgggattacaggtttgagccaccgcgcccggcctcatcccCTGCCTTCTGTCCTGTGCAAGTTATCACGGCCACGAAAGACCAGAAATGCGAGAAGGCCAAGATGTAGCGGTCCACCTGGAGCCGTCACAGGACAcaggtgttgtttgtttttgagatggagtctcttgctctgtcacctaggctggagtgcaatggcacgatctcaactcactgcaacttccacctcccagtttcaggcaattctcctggctcagcctcctgagtagctgggattacagatgtgcaccatcacgtctggctggttttttttgttgttttgttttgttttgagacagagtctcgctctgtcgcccaggctggagtacattggcgctatctcggctcactgccaagctctgcctcctgggttcacaccattctcctgccttagtctcccgagtagctgggactacaggcgcccgccaccgcacccggctaattttttgtattttttagtagagatggggtttcaccatgttagccaggatggtctcgatctcttggcctcatgatccgcccgccttggtctcccaaagtgctgggattacaggcgtgagccaccacacccaccctgttttttttgtatttttaatagagacggggtttcgccatgttggccaggttggtctcgaactcctgaactcagatgatccgcccacctcagcctcccaaagtgctgagattacaggcagagccaccatgcccagcctgaagcaGGTGTTTATGTCAGCGAGAGGTGCCACGTGGGTGGCCCAGCAAGTCAGGTGTTACCCTTTCTCTTCTATGGCCCCAGAGCTAAACCGGAGCTGCCCGTGGGAAGAGGAGACTTACGACAACATCTGTAGGAAGTGTTTTGGGTGTGTCATCGTCTTGTACAGCAACTTGGCACCCTCGTCCAGGAGCACACTGGCTGAGAGGTGCAGGTGCCTCAGGGACTGGTTGGCTTTGAGGACATAGAAGAAATCAACCCACTGCTCCGAGGTGGCACAGTGACCTCCCAACCTGTGAAAAGCGTGGGAAAAGTCATTCTTCTGAGAGGACAGAGTATAActtatcagctttttttttttttttttttttttttggggggacagtttcactctgtcaccctggctggagtgcaatggcgtgatctcacctcactgcagcctccacctcccgggttcaagcaattctcctgcctcagcctcccaagcagctgagattacaggcacacaccaatttttgtatttttagtagagatgggatttcaccatgttgaccatgctggtcttgaactcccgacctcaggtaatccacccacctcggcctctcaaagtgctgggattacaggtgtgagccaccatgcccggctcagaTCAGCTTCTTCTGCTTCACTTCCCAAAACGTACGTCTTTGGTTTATCTCATTCTACTCATGTCTCCAACCCTGGCCTGAATTATTGGAGAGATCTAATCTTTCCTCTGCTCTTTCAAGTATCCCCATGGCCATTAGAGTAACATCCAGCCACATCTCCAAGAGACTGTAATACAATTCTGTGCAACGTTTCACCAAAATGGCCTGTGTGGATGATTTtgtagggaagaaaaaaaattttttttgagacaggatctcgctctgttgcccaagctggagtgcagtggcatgatcacagctcaccacaacctctgtctcctgggctcaaatgatcctcccaacctcagcctccagtgtagctgggactagaagggGCAAATTGATGCTTaatactcaaaataaaaattttatcctggccaggtgcagtggctcatgcctgcaatcctagcactttgggatccggccgaggcaggtggatcacttgaggtcagaagttcaagaccagcctggccaacgtggtgaaaccccgtctctactaaaaatacaaacatttgtagggcatggtggtgcatgcctgtaatcccagctactcgggaggctgaggcaggagaatcgcttgaaacccaggaggcataggttgctgtgagccgagatcgcaacactgcactccagccttggcgacaagagtaaaactctgtccccgctcaaaaaaaaaaaaaaaaaaaaaagattctcataGAAGTGCAGAGAAGGTTGCATGCTCCATATGAGTACCTAACTCCTGATGATCTGAGATTGATGAGCCAttcacctcagactcccaaagtgctgggatcatagcaCTGCATAGGGCTCAGGCACCAACAATCAGCTTCAGTGCCCGATGATCTGAGAttgaacagtttcatcccaaaactaCCCCAAACCTCTGTCTATGGAATAATTCTCTTGCACAAAATCGGCCCCCATTGCAGAAAAGGCTGGGGGCCGCTGCTCTCCATCCCAACATGTAGGCAAGCTGCAGTCAGGAATAGCACGTCCCTAGAGCCGGAACACAGCACAGAATTCGGGGGGTTTCTTTGCATCGAGAGCTGGTTATGCGACGCAGAAGCCAAGCTGGCgggggaaagaggagaggctgACTCCCCACACAGGCCTGTTTGAAGAATACATTCCCCGTCTGGGACGGCATCCAAAGTGGTTACCCTTTTCCCTAGATCCCCCGGCAACGCGGCGCAGCGGACTCTGGGTACTGGGGAGAGCGGAGACCGTGAGACCCACCTCAGGTACTGCAGGTTGCATTTGTGATTTCTGAGCAGAtcacacagcagcagcagcatcgtGCGTTCCCACTCGATGTGCCCTTCCAGGGTCAGGTGCGTGAGGGTCCTCTTCCCAATGAAAGCAAGACAGAAGTCCCGGTAAGCAGTGTCAGGGGTGACGTTTTTAATCCTAGGGAAAAGCAGGAGAGATTCCACTTTGAGCGAGCAATCCTCACGTTGTGTAGAGACATGTATAAACGAAAAGCTGCTTCACATTTAGAAACTATTAGaagttcttggccaggcacggcggctcgtgtctgtaatcccagcactttgggaggccgaggcaggaggatcacccgaggtcaggagttcgagaccagcctgggcaacatgttgaaaccccatctctacaaaaaatataaaaatgaaggccaggtgcagtagctcacgtctataatcccagcactttgggagtccaaggcaagagaatcacttgaggtcaggagtttgagaccagtctgggcaacatggtgaaaccccaactccacaaaaaatacaaaaattaaggccgagcacagtggctcacgcctgtaatcccagcactttgggaggccgagacgggcggatcacaaggtcaggagatcgagaccatcctggctaacacagtgaaaccccgtctctactaaaaatacaaaaaattagctgggcgtggtaacgggcgcctgtagtcccagctactcgggaggctgaggcaggagaatggcgtgaacctgggaggcggaggttccagcgagccgagattgcaccactgcactccagcctgggcgacaaagcgagactccatctcaacaacaacaacaaaaatacaaaaattagcgggggcCAAgacaggcaggtcacctgaggtcaggagttcgaggccagcctgaccaacatggtaaagccccgtctctactaaaaatacaaaaaattagctgggtattaTGGTgggtacttgtagtcccagttactcgggagactgaagcaggagaatggcgggaacccaggaggtggaggttgcagtgagccgagatcacgccactacactccagcctgggcgacacagcacgactccatctaaagaaaaaaacactcaaGAAGCAGAGGATCAGGATAAacaactaatggatactaggctcaatacctgggtgataaaatctgtacaacaaactcccatgacacacgtttacctgtgtaactaACCTGCAATTGTACCTACTTTTTGGTTTGCTTTGgtaacaaaccaaaaaaagaagatagctgggccaggcatggtggttcatgcctgtaatcccagcacttttgaaggccaaggcgggtgcatcaccttaggtcagaagtttgagaccagcctggccaacatggagaaattccacctctactaaaaacacaagattgcaccactgcactccagcgtgggtgacagagtgaaattctgtctcaaaaaaaaaaaaaaaaaaaaaagaaaaaaagaaagaaagaaaagaaaagaagaaaacatagctGGAAAATCCCCAAATCCATGGAGATgaaacaacacatttctaaattaaaaaaaaaaaaaaagtgcaagaaGCTGAGTCATGGTTCAGGGTCTCCCCTGCAAGATGAGTTTCTGCTTACTCCACTTTCTGCAGATGGCAGGTGCTACGGGTTATGTGGTCACAAAGAATCCGCACAGAAGAGTCGCTCAGGAAGCTTTGTTTCACTTCTAGAAACTTCAGATTGCTGTTTGAGCTGAAGAGAGAGCAGAAATCCGTCCAGAGGCGAAGAGAGCGAAGATCCTGCTGAGCCCAGCTGGGAAGCGTTACGTAGGTGCACCTGCGGGAGAACACACGTTCGTCTCCTATGCCTAGTACCTGCGTCGGGGGACGGGGGTCTGCAAACCACATTTcagtggcaaaaaccacaattacttttgcaccaacctaaaacAGTGTCTATAGTAAGCAATATTGAATCACATACTTTGCTAGGAGTATAGATCTTAAGttttacaaaaaaatagccgggtgcggtggctcacaccctccttggcctcccagcactttgggaggccgaggcgggcagatcacaaggtcaggagatcgagaccatcctggctaacacagtgaaaccctgtctctactaaaaatacaagaaaattagccgggcgtggtgacgggcgcctgtagtcccagctactcgcgagagagcttgcagtgagcagagattgcgccactgcactccagcctgggtgacagagcaagactccgtctcaaaaaaaaaaaaattacctcccTGCCATTGTTATATATGAAACGGCTCAAGTGTTTGGGGATATTCAGCACCATTCCCACCTGAAAACTAAACACTTAAAAGTCGGTCTTTTAAGCCTCAATTCCTGGCCGGGCTGAGTGAGTGAAGACAGGTGAGGGGGAAGGAGGTGGTGCAGCAGACCAAACAGTGCagacaggccgggtgcagtggctcaggtctgtaattccagcactttgggaagccgaggcgggcagatcatctgaggtcagggtttcaagaccagcctggccaatgtgatgaaaccccgtctctactaaaactacaaaaattagctgggcatggtggcaggcggctgtagtccaagctaccagagaggctgaggcaggagaatcgcctgaacctaggaggcagaggttgcagtgagccattgcactccagcctgggtaacaagagcaaaactctgtccacaaaaaaaaaaaaaaaaaaaaaaaagccccaattCCTAATTGCCAAATCGCATCTCCGTATTGAACTGTGAAGCTGGAAGAAAGTCCAGCCAGAGGGAAACTGTGACCGTCAGCCACAGGGCACAGGAGACGCTGGCCTCTTCCTAGTGGAGCGTGGGTTGGGAAAACAGTCCTTACCTCTCAAATTCAATGTCTGGTTCGAAATCCACGTAATTCTCCAGGAACACCCCCTTTGCTATCTGCAGTGAGACTTTCTCCAAGTCTCGACAATGCTTCAGGCTGAAGGAACAGTGCATCATTTCAGAAGTATTTGTCAAGTTAATAGAAATTTTCTTGAGCGGGGCCACCACCACCTTCGCCAGCTCCTCCTCCTGAGACTCGTACAGGCAGCACAAGACCTCCTTCAGGTCTGTCATGGATAAGGGCTTATTGGCATGAAGACTGGCTTTGCATCGCAGCAATTCCTGTTTGATCTCCGGTGACATCTGGCAGCCAAAAGTGGCCTCCAACTCCTTGACTCTCTTCTCATTAGCCAGGCCGAACAAGAAGTGCCCTACTTGGATCAGGTCGGGGTTCTTGAGTCTTTCTTCTTCGGAAAGCAGCTTCTGCACGTCCCCAATGTCCCAGGCATGACCGTCCcggtcctcctcctcctcctcctccagggcgTAGAACAGCGCAGTGAGAAACtgctggaagctgaggtggatgaAGGAGTAGCAGCCTTTGGAGACTCTGTCCTGGCGGAGGATATCTCTGTCCAGGAACGGGCGGAGGTCGGACTCCTGCACCCCGAGCCTTTCCAGGTCCTCTCCGTGGAGCACGGACATCTGCGCCCACAAACTCTGCGCGGCCAGGAGGCTCAGCGCCCGCAGCGCGCCCCGGAGCTGTGCGCCCTGCGGGAACTGGCTGCAGAGGAAGCGCAGGAACAGCCCCGTGCTGGTGAGGCAGGTGGGGGCCGGGTCCTCCCCCTTCTCCATCTGCAGCTTCAGAGTCGTGCACACGATCCAGCACACCGCGGGCGCCGAGCCCAGCTGGAACAGGGCCGCGTTGCTCCTCATCAGCTCAAAGGCACGCATGGCTTGGTCCTCGTCTCCAAAGTGTCTCAGGAAATAGGCCCTCCTGTCCTCCTCCAGGAACCCCTCCACCCTTATG comes from Macaca fascicularis isolate 582-1 chromosome 19, T2T-MFA8v1.1 and encodes:
- the NLRP7 gene encoding NACHT, LRR and PYD domains-containing protein 7 isoform X1; protein product: MTSPQLEWTLQTLLEQLNEDELKSFKSLLRALPLEDVLQKAPWSEVEEADGKKLAEILIHTSSENWIRSATVTVLEEMNLTELCKMAKSEMLEAGQVQEIDNPQLGDAEEDSELEKPGEKEGRRNSVQKQSLVWKNTFWQGDIDSFHDDVIQRNQRFIPFLNPRTPRKLTPYTVVLHGPAGVGKTTLAKKCMLDWTDCNLSPTVRYAFYLSCKELSRMGPCSFAELISKDWPELQDDIPHILAQAQRILFVVDGLDELKVPPGALIQDICGDWEQQKPVPVLLGSLLKRKMLPKATLLVTTRPRALRDIQLLVQQPIYIRVEGFLEEDRRAYFLRHFGDEDQAMRAFELMRSNAALFQLGSAPAVCWIVCTTLKLQMEKGEDPAPTCLTSTGLFLRFLCSQFPQGAQLRGALRALSLLAAQSLWAQMSVLHGEDLERLGVQESDLRPFLDRDILRQDRVSKGCYSFIHLSFQQFLTALFYALEEEEEEDRDGHAWDIGDVQKLLSEEERLKNPDLIQVGHFLFGLANEKRVKELEATFGCQMSPEIKQELLRCKASLHANKPLSMTDLKEVLCCLYESQEEELAKVVVAPLKKISINLTNTSEMMHCSFSLKHCRDLEKVSLQIAKGVFLENYVDFEPDIEFERCTYVTLPSWAQQDLRSLRLWTDFCSLFSSNSNLKFLEVKQSFLSDSSVRILCDHITRSTCHLQKVEIKNVTPDTAYRDFCLAFIGKRTLTHLTLEGHIEWERTMLLLLCDLLRNHKCNLQYLRLGGHCATSEQWVDFFYVLKANQSLRHLHLSASVLLDEGAKLLYKTMTHPKHFLQMLSLENCRLTEASCKDLAAVLVVSQQLTHLCLAKNPIGDTGVKFLCEGLSYPECKLQALVLQQCSITKRGCRYLSEALQEACSLTNLDLSLNQIARGLWILCQALENPNCNLKHLRLWSCSLMPFYCQHLGSALISNQKLETLDLGQNHLWKSGIIQLFRVLRQRTGSLKTLRLKTYETNLEIKKLLEEVKEKNPKLTIDCNASGATAPACCDFFC
- the NLRP7 gene encoding NACHT, LRR and PYD domains-containing protein 7 isoform X3 encodes the protein MTSPQLEWTLQTLLEQLNEDELKSFKSLLRALPLEDVLQKAPWSEVEEADGKKLAEILIHTSSENWIRSATVTVLEEMNLTELCKMAKSEMLEAGQVQEIDNPQLGDAEEDSELEKPGEKEGRRNSVQKQSLVWKNTFWQGDIDSFHDDVIQRNQRFIPFLNPRTPRKLTPYTVVLHGPAGVGKTTLAKKCMLDWTDCNLSPTVRYAFYLSCKELSRMGPCSFAELISKDWPELQDDIPHILAQAQRILFVVDGLDELKVPPGALIQDICGDWEQQKPVPVLLGSLLKRKMLPKATLLVTTRPRALRDIQLLVQQPIYIRVEGFLEEDRRAYFLRHFGDEDQAMRAFELMRSNAALFQLGSAPAVCWIVCTTLKLQMEKGEDPAPTCLTSTGLFLRFLCSQFPQGAQLRGALRALSLLAAQSLWAQMSVLHGEDLERLGVQESDLRPFLDRDILRQDRVSKGCYSFIHLSFQQFLTALFYALEEEEEEDRDGHAWDIGDVQKLLSEEERLKNPDLIQVGHFLFGLANEKRVKELEATFGCQMSPEIKQELLRCKASLHANKPLSMTDLKEVLCCLYESQEEELAKVVVAPLKKISINLTNTSEMMHCSFSLKHCRDLEKVSLQIAKGVFLENYVDFEPDIEFERCTYVTLPSWAQQDLRSLRLWTDFCSLFSSNSNLKFLEVKQSFLSDSSVRILCDHITRSTCHLQKVEIKNVTPDTAYRDFCLAFIGKRTLTHLTLEGHIEWERTMLLLLCDLLRNHKCNLQYLRLGGHCATSEQWVDFFYVLKANQSLRHLHLSASVLLDEGAKLLYKTMTHPKHFLQMLSLENCRLTEASCKDLAAVLVVSQQLTHLCLAKNPIGDTGVKFLCEGLSYPECKLQALVLQQCSITKRGCRYLSEALQEACSLTNLDLSLNQIARGLWILCQALENPNCNLKHLRLKTYETNLEIKKLLEEVKEKNPKLTIDCNASGATAPACCDFFC
- the NLRP7 gene encoding NACHT, LRR and PYD domains-containing protein 7 isoform X6; this encodes MTSPQLEWTLQTLLEQLNEDELKSFKSLLRALPLEDVLQKAPWSEVEEADGKKLAEILIHTSSENWIRSATVTVLEEMNLTELCKMAKSEMLEAGQVQEIDNPQLGDAEEDSELAKPGEKEGRRNSVQKQSLVWKNTFWQGDIDSFHDDVIQRNQRFIPFLNPRTPRKLTPYTVVLHGPAGVGKTTLAKKCMLDWTDCNLSPTVRYAFYLSCKELSRMGPCSFAELISKDWPELQDDIPHILAQAQRILFVVDGLDELKVPPGALIQDICGDWEQQKPVPVLLGSLLKRKMLPKATLLVTTRPRALRDIQLLVQQPIYIRVEGFLEEDRRAYFLRHFGDEDQAMRAFELMRSNAALFQLGSAPAVCWIVCTTLKLQMEKGEDPAPTCLTSTGLFLRFLCSQFPQGAQLRGALRALSLLAAQSLWAQMSVLHGEDLERLGVQESDLRPFLDRDILRQDRVSKGCYSFIHLSFQQFLTALFYALEEEEEEDRDGHAWDIGDVQKLLSEEERLKNPDLIQVGHFLFGLANEKRVKELEATFGCQMSPEIKQELLRCKASLHANKPLSMTDLKEVLCCLYESQEEELAKVVVAPLKKISINLTNTSEMMHCSFSLKHCRDLEKVSLQIAKGVFLENYVDFEPDIEFERCTYVTLPSWAQQDLRSLRLWTDFCSLFSSNSNLKFLEVKQSFLSDSSVRILCDHITRSTCHLQKVEIKNVTPDTAYRDFCLAFIGKRTLTHLTLEGHIEWERTMLLLLCDLLRNHKCNLQYLRLGGHCATSEQWVDFFYVLKANQSLRHLHLSASVLLDEGAKLLYKTMTHPKHFLQMLSLENCRLTEASCKDLAAVLVVSQQLTHLCLAKNPIGDTGVKFLCEGLSYPECKLQALVLQQCSITKRGCRYLSEALQEACSLTNLDLSLNQIARGLWILCQALENPNCNLKHLRLKTYETNLEIKKLLEEVKEKNPKLTIDCNASGATAPACCDFFC
- the NLRP7 gene encoding NACHT, LRR and PYD domains-containing protein 7 isoform X4, translating into MTSPQLEWTLQTLLEQLNEDELKSFKSLLRALPLEDVLQKAPWSEVEEADGKKLAEILIHTSSENWIRSATVTVLEEMNLTELCKMAKSEMLEAGQVQEIDNPQLGDAEEDSELAKPGEKEGRRNSVQKQSLVWKNTFWQGDIDSFHDDVIQRNQRFIPFLNPRTPRKLTPYTVVLHGPAGVGKTTLAKKCMLDWTDCNLSPTVRYAFYLSCKELSRMGPCSFAELISKDWPELQDDIPHILAQAQRILFVVDGLDELKVPPGALIQDICGDWEQQKPVPVLLGSLLKRKMLPKATLLVTTRPRALRDIQLLVQQPIYIRVEGFLEEDRRAYFLRHFGDEDQAMRAFELMRSNAALFQLGSAPAVCWIVCTTLKLQMEKGEDPAPTCLTSTGLFLRFLCSQFPQGAQLRGALRALSLLAAQSLWAQMSVLHGEDLERLGVQESDLRPFLDRDILRQDRVSKGCYSFIHLSFQQFLTALFYALEEEEEEDRDGHAWDIGDVQKLLSEEERLKNPDLIQVGHFLFGLANEKRVKELEATFGCQMSPEIKQELLRCKASLHANKPLSMTDLKEVLCCLYESQEEELAKVVVAPLKKISINLTNTSEMMHCSFSLKHCRDLEKVSLQIAKGVFLENYVDFEPDIEFERCTYVTLPSWAQQDLRSLRLWTDFCSLFSSNSNLKFLEVKQSFLSDSSVRILCDHITRSTCHLQKVEIKNVTPDTAYRDFCLAFIGKRTLTHLTLEGHIEWERTMLLLLCDLLRNHKCNLQYLRLGGHCATSEQWVDFFYVLKANQSLRHLHLSASVLLDEGAKLLYKTMTHPKHFLQMLSLENCRLTEASCKDLAAVLVVSQQLTHLCLAKNPIGDTGVKFLCEGLSYPECKLQALVLQQCSITKRGCRYLSEALQEACSLTNLDLSLNQIARGLWILCQALENPNCNLKHLRLWSCSLMPFYCQHLGSALISNQKLETLDLGQNHLWKSGIIQLFRVLRQRTGSLKTLRLKTYETNLEIKKLLEEVKEKNPKLTIDCNASGATAPACCDFFC
- the NLRP7 gene encoding NACHT, LRR and PYD domains-containing protein 7 isoform X5; this encodes MTSPQLEWTLQTLLEQLNEDELKSFKSLLRALPLEDVLQKAPWSEVEEADGKKLAEILIHTSSENWIRSATVTVLEEMNLTELCKMAKSEMLEAGQVQEIDNPQLGDAEEDSELAKPEAGQVQEIDNPQLGDAEEDSELEKPGEKEGRRNSVQKQSLVWKNTFWQGDIDSFHDDVIQRNQRFIPFLNPRTPRKLTPYTVVLHGPAGVGKTTLAKKCMLDWTDCNLSPTVRYAFYLSCKELSRMGPCSFAELISKDWPELQDDIPHILAQAQRILFVVDGLDELKVPPGALIQDICGDWEQQKPVPVLLGSLLKRKMLPKATLLVTTRPRALRDIQLLVQQPIYIRVEGFLEEDRRAYFLRHFGDEDQAMRAFELMRSNAALFQLGSAPAVCWIVCTTLKLQMEKGEDPAPTCLTSTGLFLRFLCSQFPQGAQLRGALRALSLLAAQSLWAQMSVLHGEDLERLGVQESDLRPFLDRDILRQDRVSKGCYSFIHLSFQQFLTALFYALEEEEEEDRDGHAWDIGDVQKLLSEEERLKNPDLIQVGHFLFGLANEKRVKELEATFGCQMSPEIKQELLRCKASLHANKPLSMTDLKEVLCCLYESQEEELAKVVVAPLKKISINLTNTSEMMHCSFSLKHCRDLEKVSLQIAKGVFLENYVDFEPDIEFERCTYVTLPSWAQQDLRSLRLWTDFCSLFSSNSNLKFLEVKQSFLSDSSVRILCDHITRSTCHLQKVEIKNVTPDTAYRDFCLAFIGKRTLTHLTLEGHIEWERTMLLLLCDLLRNHKCNLQYLRLGGHCATSEQWVDFFYVLKANQSLRHLHLSASVLLDEGAKLLYKTMTHPKHFLQMLSLENCRLTEASCKDLAAVLVVSQQLTHLCLAKNPIGDTGVKFLCEGLSYPECKLQALVLQQCSITKRGCRYLSEALQEACSLTNLDLSLNQIARGLWILCQALENPNCNLKHLRLKTYETNLEIKKLLEEVKEKNPKLTIDCNASGATAPACCDFFC